In one Gimesia sp. genomic region, the following are encoded:
- a CDS encoding PSD1 and planctomycete cytochrome C domain-containing protein, translated as MIHRAQTSNRVYRHLVTALLVCGLLFCSARAFAEETPRLAHGLVNPQIDSVKRDQKGFGWNGGWVLSNRHPALFVDAKPKQASGSVIQHEALIQGSVERNNPLRRELKETYQDQELFLRFRFRYAADQKPRDEGEFFVFWLDRYEGSDKAVHANHVPNIGVHIASSGPQKGKVVFMVRIGSQQTAWSSVELERDRDYVVVGRLSKPEKSLRAGFTRFDLWVDPKPDELGEPVASTVNPQSVNAVRWVGFATGYKTELEDRIYVSDLVLSRTWNDVLDLSPGQIPKLAGKKKTAWSKPVNFEKEIYPLLESRCFNCHAGTNPDSGYRLDVHEELLGFSTGETLIVPGDSEQSKLIELVSTQVAETRMPPVDAGAALKKEEIAKLRAWIDQGAKWDYALLPTPKTESDHWAFQLVKRPEVPQVKSSKPIRTAVDAFLARAWNKAGITPVPEADRGTLIRRLYLDLTGLPPSAEEIEAFEYNTDPRAYEKLVERLLASPHYGERWARYWLDLTRWAESHGYQHDLPRPYAWRYRDYVIESFNADKPYDVFLKEQLAGDELTPYADEHVIATGFLASARISGNNMDKAAQRNDVLVDIVNVTSSALLGLTLECAQCHNHKFDPLTQRDYYRLQGFFVNGQLGNLSLKGDGLPNPTEMNVWMPKGTYDFYQREAKKLINRKRFAHTKEPHTWGYYSPLTGQAEIERLPVVNRDPIPYSAEQLKQTKSQILIRGDVHKRGPEVGKGWPAVLGATTSGSDQLSRTALAEWLTDRKNPLVSRVWVNRLWQYHFGRGLVATPSDFGVQGEPPSHPELLDWLASELMEQGWSTKQIHREIVLSSAYRQQRSFNEANLKRDPENRLLWSWPRRRLEAEVIRDSILCATGELKPEVGGPSVPQEREEQDLRRTIYLFQRRSEMPSVMAMFDAPDSVTSCSRRQVSTVALQPLFMLNSQFMDRRAQVLAEKITKDVGEDHGQQVTQAFLRVLGRKPNAQERLRSLVFFEGEETADAAPRRLSMLCHALMNLNEFMYIP; from the coding sequence ATGATACATCGGGCTCAGACATCGAATCGAGTATACAGGCACCTGGTAACGGCGCTGTTGGTTTGCGGGTTGCTGTTCTGTTCTGCACGAGCGTTTGCCGAGGAAACTCCGCGGCTGGCACACGGGCTGGTCAACCCGCAGATAGATTCCGTGAAACGGGATCAGAAAGGGTTCGGCTGGAACGGGGGGTGGGTGCTTTCGAATCGTCACCCGGCACTGTTTGTGGATGCGAAGCCGAAGCAGGCTTCCGGTTCCGTGATTCAGCATGAGGCGTTGATTCAGGGATCGGTAGAGCGGAACAACCCTTTGCGGAGGGAGTTGAAGGAGACGTACCAGGATCAGGAGCTGTTTCTGCGGTTTCGTTTCCGGTATGCGGCGGATCAGAAGCCGCGCGATGAAGGGGAGTTTTTCGTCTTCTGGCTGGATCGGTATGAGGGTTCGGACAAGGCCGTGCATGCGAATCATGTTCCGAATATCGGCGTGCATATTGCCTCCAGCGGTCCCCAGAAGGGGAAGGTCGTGTTCATGGTGCGGATTGGTTCACAGCAGACGGCCTGGAGTTCGGTGGAACTGGAACGCGACCGGGATTACGTGGTTGTGGGGCGGCTGTCGAAGCCGGAAAAATCGTTGCGGGCCGGGTTCACGCGATTTGATTTGTGGGTGGATCCGAAGCCGGACGAACTGGGTGAGCCGGTGGCATCGACCGTGAATCCACAGAGTGTGAACGCCGTGCGGTGGGTCGGTTTTGCGACCGGTTACAAGACGGAACTGGAAGACCGGATCTACGTGAGTGACCTGGTGCTGAGCCGGACGTGGAACGATGTGCTGGATCTTTCACCCGGGCAGATCCCGAAACTGGCGGGCAAGAAAAAGACGGCGTGGTCGAAGCCGGTGAACTTTGAGAAAGAGATTTACCCGCTGCTCGAGTCGCGGTGTTTCAACTGTCATGCAGGGACGAATCCGGATTCCGGGTATCGGCTGGATGTGCATGAGGAACTGCTGGGCTTCAGTACGGGAGAGACGCTGATTGTGCCGGGGGACAGCGAACAGAGCAAGCTGATCGAACTCGTCTCCACACAGGTGGCGGAAACGCGGATGCCTCCCGTCGATGCGGGCGCGGCTTTGAAGAAAGAGGAGATTGCGAAGCTGCGGGCGTGGATCGACCAGGGGGCGAAGTGGGATTATGCATTGCTGCCAACACCGAAGACGGAATCGGATCACTGGGCGTTTCAACTGGTAAAACGTCCCGAAGTGCCGCAGGTGAAGAGCAGTAAGCCGATTCGGACGGCGGTCGACGCATTCCTGGCGCGGGCCTGGAATAAAGCAGGGATCACGCCGGTTCCCGAAGCGGACCGGGGGACGTTGATCCGTCGGTTGTACCTGGATCTGACGGGGCTGCCGCCGAGTGCGGAGGAGATTGAGGCGTTCGAATATAATACTGATCCCCGGGCGTATGAGAAACTGGTGGAGCGGCTGCTGGCATCTCCCCATTATGGCGAACGCTGGGCGCGATACTGGCTGGATCTGACGCGGTGGGCCGAGAGTCACGGGTATCAGCATGATCTGCCGCGACCTTATGCGTGGCGGTATCGGGATTATGTGATCGAGAGTTTTAATGCAGACAAGCCTTATGATGTATTCCTCAAGGAGCAGCTGGCGGGGGATGAGCTGACGCCTTACGCGGACGAGCATGTGATCGCGACCGGTTTTCTGGCTTCGGCCCGGATCAGCGGGAACAATATGGACAAGGCGGCGCAGCGGAACGATGTGCTGGTGGACATTGTGAATGTGACGAGCAGTGCGCTGCTGGGGCTGACGCTGGAATGTGCCCAGTGTCATAATCATAAGTTCGATCCCTTGACACAGCGGGACTACTATCGGCTGCAGGGATTCTTTGTGAACGGCCAGCTGGGGAATCTGTCGCTCAAAGGGGATGGGCTGCCGAACCCGACCGAAATGAATGTCTGGATGCCGAAAGGTACGTATGATTTTTATCAGCGCGAGGCGAAGAAGCTGATCAACCGCAAGCGATTCGCGCATACGAAGGAGCCGCATACGTGGGGTTATTATTCGCCGTTGACCGGACAGGCAGAGATCGAGCGGCTGCCGGTGGTGAACCGGGACCCGATTCCGTATTCCGCGGAACAGCTGAAGCAGACGAAGTCGCAGATTTTGATTCGCGGGGATGTGCATAAGCGGGGACCGGAAGTGGGCAAGGGCTGGCCGGCGGTACTGGGGGCGACGACGAGTGGTTCGGATCAACTGTCGCGGACGGCACTGGCGGAGTGGCTGACGGATCGGAAGAATCCGCTGGTTTCACGGGTCTGGGTGAACCGGTTATGGCAGTATCACTTCGGGCGGGGACTGGTGGCGACGCCCAGCGATTTTGGCGTGCAGGGGGAACCGCCTTCGCATCCGGAGCTGCTGGACTGGCTGGCCTCGGAGCTGATGGAACAGGGGTGGAGTACGAAGCAGATTCACCGTGAGATTGTGCTGTCTTCCGCGTATCGGCAGCAGCGGTCATTCAACGAAGCGAACCTGAAACGGGACCCGGAGAACCGGCTGCTGTGGAGCTGGCCGCGACGTCGACTGGAAGCGGAAGTGATCCGGGATTCGATTCTGTGTGCGACGGGAGAACTGAAACCGGAGGTAGGGGGACCGAGCGTGCCCCAGGAGCGGGAAGAGCAGGATCTGCGGCGGACGATTTATCTGTTCCAGCGGCGGAGCGAAATGCCGTCGGTGATGGCGATGTTCGATGCGCCGGACAGTGTGACCAGCTGTTCGCGACGGCAGGTCTCAACGGTGGCACTGCAGCCGCTGTTTATGTTGAACAGCCAGTTCATGGATCGGCGGGCGCAGGTGCTGGCGGAGAAGATCACAAAGGATGTAGGCGAGGATCACGGGCAGCAGGTGACTCAAGCGTTTCTGCGTGTGCTGGGACGTAAGCCGAATGCGCAGGAGCGGCTACGGTCGCTGGTCTTCTTTGAAGGTGAAGAGACTGCGGATGCGGCGCCCCGGCGGCTTTCGATGTTGTGTCATGCGTTAATGAATCTCAACGAGTTTATGTATATTCCCTGA
- a CDS encoding DUF1501 domain-containing protein, whose translation MLFDPQNVSHGFSTSPVSRRAMLEQSVLGMGAVGLAALLADEGLLEASEGTQAVTGQSHFPATAKSVIFLFMSGAPSQVDTFDPKPLLTKLEGEPVPASIAARVPNIPRAGLGSKLMASPFTFKNYGESGIPVSNMFPETAKMIDEICVLRSVNHRVPVHGPGECIALTGSAVGDRPSLGAWMTYGLGSESCDLPGFISMLSNSTGPAPQTPGWGNGFLPSRYQGTLVDGKRGIPYTKMPVGYSHANRREQLDFIKWMNEAHLQQLGQDSELEARIASYELGFRLQTSAPEVFDLKSESAETAELYGLDDKETAEFGRHCLIARRLVERGVRVVQLRNGGWDAHGAIKANHTKRSKATDRPVAALLRDLKQRGLLDETLVVWGGEFGRTPTTEGNTKGDRRGRDHLPTTYCMWMAGGGVKGGQIIGQTDELGYTPVEQPMSPADLHATLLHALGLDQHKLVYRHNNRKEIATVLGGEVVSEVFG comes from the coding sequence ATGTTGTTTGATCCGCAGAATGTGAGTCATGGTTTTTCCACGTCGCCTGTGAGCCGACGGGCGATGCTGGAGCAGAGCGTGCTGGGCATGGGAGCGGTCGGTCTGGCGGCGCTGCTGGCGGACGAGGGACTGCTTGAGGCCTCAGAGGGAACACAGGCGGTGACCGGACAGAGTCATTTTCCAGCGACGGCGAAAAGCGTGATCTTTCTGTTCATGTCGGGAGCGCCGAGCCAGGTGGATACGTTCGATCCGAAGCCGCTGCTGACGAAGCTGGAGGGAGAGCCGGTCCCGGCGAGCATTGCGGCCCGGGTGCCCAACATTCCGCGGGCGGGGCTGGGTTCGAAGCTGATGGCGTCGCCTTTTACGTTCAAGAATTATGGGGAGAGCGGGATTCCTGTGTCGAACATGTTCCCCGAGACGGCGAAGATGATCGATGAGATCTGCGTGCTGCGGTCGGTGAATCATCGGGTGCCCGTGCATGGTCCCGGGGAATGTATCGCGCTGACCGGGTCGGCGGTAGGGGACCGGCCCAGCCTGGGAGCGTGGATGACGTACGGCCTGGGGAGTGAGAGCTGCGATCTGCCGGGGTTTATTTCGATGCTGTCGAACAGCACCGGGCCGGCACCGCAGACGCCGGGCTGGGGGAACGGGTTTCTGCCTTCGCGTTACCAGGGGACCCTGGTGGACGGCAAGCGGGGGATTCCGTATACGAAGATGCCCGTCGGTTATTCTCATGCCAACCGGCGCGAGCAGCTGGATTTCATCAAATGGATGAACGAAGCGCATCTGCAGCAGCTGGGGCAGGATTCGGAACTGGAGGCGCGGATTGCCTCGTATGAGCTCGGGTTTCGGCTGCAGACATCAGCGCCGGAGGTGTTCGATCTCAAGAGTGAATCGGCAGAGACGGCGGAGCTGTATGGCCTGGATGACAAGGAGACGGCGGAGTTCGGCAGGCACTGTCTGATTGCACGGCGACTCGTGGAGCGGGGCGTGCGGGTGGTACAGTTGCGGAATGGAGGCTGGGACGCGCATGGGGCGATCAAGGCGAATCACACGAAACGCTCCAAAGCGACGGACCGGCCGGTGGCGGCGCTCTTGAGAGATCTGAAGCAGCGGGGTCTGCTGGATGAGACGCTGGTGGTCTGGGGAGGCGAGTTTGGACGGACGCCGACGACGGAAGGGAATACGAAAGGAGACCGGCGGGGCCGCGATCATCTGCCGACAACGTATTGCATGTGGATGGCTGGCGGCGGCGTGAAGGGGGGGCAGATTATCGGTCAGACGGATGAGCTGGGTTATACGCCAGTGGAACAGCCGATGTCGCCCGCGGACCTGCATGCGACGCTGTTACACGCTTTGGGGCTGGATCAGCATAAGCTTGTCTATCGGCATAATAACCGAAAGGAAATTGCGACGGTGCTGGGTGGGGAAGTGGTGAGTGAGGTGTTTGGGTAG
- a CDS encoding Gfo/Idh/MocA family oxidoreductase, with protein MDRRTFLQGSAAGLATLSLDQVAKAAASERIRVGVIGAGGRAAALNRHFAENSQAEIVTIAEIDSARLGNTVDTVTKLQGKKPEVIRDFRHLLDDNSLDAIVVGTPDHWHAIPTILACQAGKDVYVEKPDGHNIVEGQRMVAAMKKHNRVVQLGSQHRSTERLKSALAYIRSGALGRCLVAKAWESTRQGNIGYPPDSTPPDTVDYDMWLGPAKKRPFNKNRFHGRWRWFHDYGTGDLGNDGVHRLDMAFAALNAACEAQGDAAISLPSKISATGGKWYFDDMQEWPDTLQVTYEYQSDTPKILTYEMRIWAPYHYHGESEGAVIYGDKAHMTIGNSRWRVYGERGKLIKEVKGDSDAGPHVANFLDCIKTRSKPACDLETVGHPASILCHAGNIAARIGRTLTLDPETETFKNDDAANQLRGREEWRKPWVLPEV; from the coding sequence ATGGACCGCAGGACGTTTCTACAGGGTTCAGCCGCCGGGCTGGCCACCCTCTCCCTGGATCAGGTTGCTAAAGCCGCCGCCAGCGAACGCATCCGCGTCGGCGTGATCGGTGCCGGCGGCCGTGCTGCCGCTCTCAACCGTCACTTCGCGGAAAACTCCCAGGCCGAAATCGTCACCATCGCCGAGATCGATTCCGCCCGCCTCGGCAACACCGTGGACACCGTCACCAAACTGCAGGGAAAGAAACCTGAAGTCATCCGCGATTTCCGCCACCTGCTCGACGACAACAGTCTCGACGCCATCGTGGTCGGCACTCCCGATCACTGGCACGCCATCCCCACGATCCTCGCCTGCCAGGCTGGCAAAGATGTCTACGTCGAAAAGCCGGACGGCCACAACATCGTCGAAGGCCAGCGGATGGTCGCCGCCATGAAAAAACACAACCGCGTCGTGCAATTGGGCTCGCAGCACCGTTCCACCGAACGCCTGAAGTCCGCCCTCGCCTACATCCGCAGCGGTGCCCTCGGTCGCTGCCTCGTCGCCAAAGCCTGGGAAAGCACCCGGCAGGGAAACATCGGCTACCCGCCCGACAGCACGCCCCCCGACACCGTCGATTACGACATGTGGCTCGGCCCTGCCAAAAAACGCCCCTTCAATAAAAACCGCTTCCACGGCCGCTGGCGCTGGTTCCACGATTACGGCACCGGCGACCTGGGCAACGACGGCGTACATCGTCTCGACATGGCCTTCGCCGCGCTCAACGCCGCTTGTGAAGCACAGGGTGACGCCGCGATTTCGCTCCCCTCCAAAATTTCCGCGACCGGCGGCAAATGGTACTTCGACGACATGCAGGAATGGCCCGACACTCTGCAGGTCACCTACGAATACCAGAGCGATACGCCCAAGATCCTCACCTACGAAATGCGGATCTGGGCCCCCTACCATTATCACGGCGAATCAGAAGGCGCCGTCATCTACGGCGATAAAGCCCACATGACCATCGGCAACAGTCGCTGGCGCGTGTACGGTGAGCGCGGCAAGCTGATCAAGGAAGTCAAAGGGGACAGTGACGCCGGCCCGCACGTGGCCAACTTCCTCGACTGCATCAAGACCCGCAGCAAACCGGCCTGCGATCTGGAAACGGTAGGTCACCCGGCCTCCATCCTCTGCCACGCCGGCAACATCGCCGCCCGCATCGGCCGCACCCTGACTCTCGATCCCGAAACCGAAACCTTCAAAAACGACGACGCCGCCAACCAGCTCCGCGGCCGAGAAGAATGGCGCAAACCCTGGGTTCTACCGGAAGTCTAA
- a CDS encoding saccharopine dehydrogenase NADP-binding domain-containing protein, whose translation MSQTILLIGAGKIGRMIATLLSRSGDYHVRVADRVPAALDHIQKRIPSVETRVLNAESHEELVHLMQGCTAVISALSFRENPYVARAALEAGINYFDLTEDRQTTAAVKEIADGAAEGQVFLPQSGLAPGFVTIVTKHVMDWFDEIDTVRMRVGALPQRPTNALAYNLTWSTDGLINEYCNTCEVIHNRKIKNHLPLEGLEQFTLDGNVYEAFNTSGGLGTLCDTMDGKVRELNYKTIRYPGHRELMKFLLQDLRLNERRDLLKDVMEHSIPVTFQDVVIVFCTVRGHRNGQFVEKSDLRKMYAQEINGEIWSAIQLTTGAGVCAVFDMIQQKQLEGTGLIRQEQIPFEKFIQNRFGQFYETETFALD comes from the coding sequence ATGTCTCAAACAATCCTGCTCATCGGCGCGGGAAAGATCGGCCGCATGATTGCCACTCTGCTCAGCAGATCGGGCGACTATCATGTCCGCGTCGCCGACCGCGTTCCCGCCGCTTTAGACCATATACAGAAACGGATTCCCTCAGTCGAAACACGCGTCCTCAACGCTGAGTCGCACGAGGAACTGGTGCACCTCATGCAGGGCTGCACTGCAGTCATCTCGGCGCTCAGCTTCCGGGAGAATCCCTATGTCGCCCGCGCTGCACTTGAAGCGGGCATCAACTATTTCGACCTCACAGAAGATCGTCAGACAACGGCCGCCGTTAAAGAAATTGCCGACGGTGCCGCCGAGGGTCAGGTCTTTCTCCCCCAGTCCGGCCTGGCCCCCGGCTTCGTCACCATCGTCACCAAACACGTGATGGACTGGTTCGACGAAATCGATACCGTCCGCATGCGCGTGGGGGCCCTCCCCCAGCGGCCCACCAACGCGCTCGCCTACAACCTGACCTGGTCAACCGACGGCCTGATCAATGAGTACTGCAACACCTGCGAAGTGATTCACAATCGCAAGATTAAAAATCACCTCCCTCTCGAAGGACTGGAGCAGTTCACACTTGATGGCAACGTCTACGAAGCCTTCAACACGTCAGGCGGACTCGGTACGCTCTGTGACACCATGGATGGCAAGGTCCGTGAATTGAATTACAAAACGATTCGCTATCCCGGCCATCGTGAACTCATGAAGTTCCTCCTGCAGGACCTGAGACTCAATGAACGCCGCGATCTGCTCAAGGATGTGATGGAACACTCGATTCCCGTCACCTTCCAGGACGTGGTTATCGTCTTCTGCACCGTCCGCGGGCACCGCAACGGACAGTTCGTTGAAAAGAGTGACCTGCGTAAGATGTATGCACAGGAAATCAACGGCGAAATCTGGAGCGCCATTCAACTCACCACTGGAGCAGGCGTCTGTGCCGTCTTCGACATGATTCAACAGAAACAGCTGGAAGGCACCGGTCTGATCCGACAGGAACAGATCCCGTTCGAAAAGTTCATCCAGAACCGCTTCGGACAGTTTTACGAAACAGAAACCTTTGCCCTGGACTAA
- a CDS encoding aldehyde dehydrogenase family protein yields the protein MTHPIQEVLKRIGVNDHPVAVAVGNTWQAGAGEALTGKSPIDGSTLVTLTQATPSDVDTVVATAQSAFRTWRNVPAPRRGEFVRLIGNALREHKADLAAIVSWEAGKITQEALGEVQEMIDICDFAVGQSRQLYGKTIASERPGHRLMEQWHPLGPIGVISAFNFPVAVWSWNAMLAFVCGDPVVWKPSEKTPLCSIACQQIVNNVARGFPEAPDGISSLLIGGADVGQALAAHPDLPLISATGSVPMGRAVASTVAGRLGLSLLELGGNNAMIVTESADLEMTVRSALFSAVGTCGQRCTSLRRLIVHHSIADKLLASLKKAYAKLPIGTPLDAGTLVGPLVDQRSLDAMQTALRTAEEQGGTVHFGNPIMQDVPAGGCYVHPAIVEMPGQTEIVRQETFAPILYVIRYTDLNEAIAVHNGVPQGLSSSIMTNDIRQAEQFLSPAGSDCGIANVNVGPSGAEIGGAFGGEKETGGGRESGSDAWKAYMRRATNTINYSTELPLAQGIKFDL from the coding sequence ATGACTCATCCGATACAGGAAGTTCTCAAGCGGATCGGCGTCAACGATCATCCCGTCGCCGTTGCCGTCGGAAATACGTGGCAGGCAGGCGCCGGTGAAGCACTGACGGGCAAGTCCCCCATCGACGGCTCGACGCTCGTTACACTCACCCAGGCCACGCCGAGTGACGTCGACACGGTGGTCGCCACCGCCCAATCCGCTTTCCGGACCTGGCGCAACGTCCCCGCCCCCCGCCGCGGCGAATTCGTGCGGCTGATTGGCAACGCCCTGCGCGAACACAAGGCCGACCTCGCCGCCATCGTCAGCTGGGAAGCCGGCAAAATCACGCAGGAAGCCCTCGGCGAAGTACAGGAAATGATCGACATCTGCGACTTCGCCGTCGGGCAGAGCCGTCAGCTCTACGGCAAAACCATCGCCAGCGAACGCCCCGGCCATCGCCTGATGGAACAGTGGCACCCGCTCGGACCGATCGGTGTGATCAGTGCCTTCAACTTCCCGGTCGCCGTCTGGTCCTGGAATGCGATGCTCGCGTTCGTCTGCGGCGACCCGGTCGTCTGGAAGCCTTCGGAAAAAACGCCGCTCTGTTCCATCGCCTGTCAGCAGATTGTCAACAACGTCGCCCGCGGCTTCCCCGAAGCCCCAGACGGTATCTCCAGCCTGCTCATTGGCGGTGCCGACGTCGGACAGGCGCTCGCCGCACACCCCGATCTCCCGTTGATCTCAGCCACCGGCTCGGTACCCATGGGACGCGCTGTCGCCTCCACGGTTGCCGGTCGGCTGGGATTAAGTCTGCTCGAACTGGGCGGCAACAACGCGATGATCGTCACCGAATCCGCCGACCTCGAAATGACGGTCCGCTCAGCCCTCTTCTCTGCCGTGGGGACTTGTGGCCAACGCTGCACGTCGCTGCGTCGCCTGATCGTCCACCACAGCATCGCCGACAAACTCCTCGCGTCGCTCAAGAAAGCTTACGCCAAATTACCGATCGGCACCCCCCTCGATGCAGGAACGCTCGTCGGCCCGCTCGTCGATCAGCGTTCGCTCGACGCCATGCAAACAGCCCTCCGCACCGCCGAGGAACAGGGAGGCACCGTCCATTTCGGTAACCCGATTATGCAAGATGTCCCCGCAGGTGGCTGTTACGTCCACCCCGCCATCGTCGAGATGCCCGGCCAGACCGAAATCGTCCGTCAGGAAACCTTCGCCCCCATTCTGTACGTCATCCGCTACACAGATCTGAACGAAGCCATCGCCGTGCATAACGGGGTTCCCCAGGGACTCTCCTCCTCCATCATGACCAACGACATCCGCCAGGCGGAACAGTTCCTCTCCCCCGCCGGCTCTGATTGCGGCATCGCAAATGTCAACGTCGGTCCCAGCGGCGCAGAAATCGGCGGCGCATTTGGAGGCGAAAAAGAGACCGGCGGCGGTCGCGAATCCGGCTCCGACGCCTGGAAAGCCTACATGCGCCGCGCCACCAACACGATCAACTACTCCACCGAACTCCCCTTAGCCCAGGGCATCAAGTTCGATCTATAA